In Hyla sarda isolate aHylSar1 chromosome 12, aHylSar1.hap1, whole genome shotgun sequence, a genomic segment contains:
- the LOC130296929 gene encoding olfactory receptor 11L1-like, giving the protein LSTMNQTRVTDFVLLGFGNLYSFSIIFFILLLIIFLLTIIGNLLIIVLVCTNARLQSPMYFFLCHLSFSDLILSTIIVPNMFDAILLGLKIMTFTSCITQLYFYSGLMITECYLLSVMSYDRYLAICNPLRYSSIMDYKLRVGLSVWPWLVGLTVNLSGVMPVANLNFCHDNIIDHFYCDFSPLQKLSCSDTSHIYIEILLFSMPLFIFPCGFIIVTYVYIFLAIFKIPSTTGKQKTFSTCSSHLIVVGTYYGSITIKYMIPSKGQSSLIDKILSLLHTVFTPLFNPIIYSLRNKDIKMTLKKVSQK; this is encoded by the coding sequence TTGTCTACAATGAACCAAACAAGAGTCACAGACTTCGTCCTGCTGGGTTTCGGAAATCTTTACAGCTTCAGCATTATATTTTTCATTCTGTTATTGATCATCTTTCTTCTAACAATTATAGGAAACCTTCTTATCATCGTCCTAGTGTGCACCAATGCCCGGCTCCAGTCCCCCATGTATTTCTTCCTCTGTCATCTTTCCTTTTCTGACCTTATACTTTCCACCATTATTGTACCCAACATGTTCGATGCTATTCTACTAGGATTGAAAATAATGACTTTCACCTCCTGCATTACACAGTTATATTTCTACAGTGGTTTGATGATTACAGAATGTTATCTTCTTTCAGTGATGTCCTATGACCGATACCTGGCCATCTGTAACCCCCTAAGATACTCCAGTATCATGGACTATAAGTTACGTGTTGGTCTTTCAGTATGGCCATGGTTGGTGGGTCTTACTGTTAATCTTTCCGGAGTCATGCCCGTTGCAAATTTAAATTTTTGCCATGACAATATCATTGACCATTTCTACTGTGACTTCTCTCCGCTCCAGAAGCTTTCTTGCTCGGACACTTCTCATATATACATAGAAATACTTCTTTTTTCTAtgccactttttatttttccatgtgggTTTATCATTGTCACCTATGTGTATATCTTCCTCGCCATATTTAAGATACCATCCACAACTGGGAAACAGAAAACCTTCTCTACCTGCAGTTCTCACCTTATTGTTGTGGGGACATATTACGGGTCAATAACCATTAAATACATGATCCCATCTAAAGGACAGTCATCGCTTATTGATAAGATTTTATCCTTACTGCACACTGTGTTCACTCCCCTGTTTAACCCTATTATCTATAGTCTCAGAAACAAGGACATAAAGATGACACTTAAAAAGGTTtctcaaaaataa